The proteins below come from a single Paludibacter jiangxiensis genomic window:
- a CDS encoding aminoacyl-tRNA deacylase: MPVAKLVEFLNANNIKFVSIRHSKAYTANEIAHSAHIHGQELAKTVVIRVNGKMALAVLPASGRVHPDMLKEAIGAETVSVCNEREFLDKFPGCELGAMPPFGNLYGMDVYVSTALTEDKEIAFNAGTLTELIRLSYKDFEDLVKPKIVRF; this comes from the coding sequence ATGCCAGTTGCCAAATTAGTTGAGTTTCTCAACGCCAATAACATCAAATTTGTCTCCATTCGCCATTCGAAAGCTTACACGGCCAACGAAATTGCCCATTCTGCACATATCCATGGACAGGAACTGGCAAAAACGGTTGTGATACGGGTAAACGGAAAAATGGCATTGGCTGTGCTTCCGGCTTCCGGACGAGTTCATCCCGACATGCTGAAAGAAGCCATCGGAGCAGAAACGGTATCTGTTTGTAACGAACGCGAATTCTTAGACAAGTTCCCTGGCTGCGAGCTGGGCGCCATGCCGCCTTTCGGAAACCTCTACGGAATGGATGTTTATGTCTCGACTGCTCTGACGGAAGATAAAGAGATTGCCTTTAATGCGGGAACTCTTACCGAACTCATCAGACTGTCATACAAAGATTTTGAGGATTTAGTTAAACCTAAAATTGTACGTTTTTGA
- a CDS encoding DUF4919 domain-containing protein: MLRNILLGLVISVTTLCVAQKQPTTPPNYNSLRRIIVDEKSDCYYPKLMQRFLANDTTMTMEQVRSLYYGYTLQKEYKPYYHNTKDSLLFSYARKVNKTTADCDTIIRLTKQSLAVFPLDLYKLNQLAYAYHMTGRNDLAHLYTLKAKQIAAAIFSTGDGRTQMTPWHVISVSDEYELIYLLGLFPVDQRFVYSDCDFITVAKNRINIRGFYFNIKRLIDVNGEMPSSN; the protein is encoded by the coding sequence ATGCTAAGAAATATATTATTGGGACTTGTTATATCAGTAACTACTTTATGTGTTGCACAAAAACAACCCACCACGCCTCCGAACTATAATTCGCTAAGAAGAATTATTGTTGATGAAAAGTCTGACTGTTATTATCCGAAACTAATGCAGCGTTTTCTGGCAAATGATACCACCATGACGATGGAGCAGGTACGTTCGCTGTATTATGGTTATACGTTGCAAAAAGAATACAAGCCTTACTATCACAATACAAAAGATTCGTTGTTGTTTTCGTACGCCCGAAAGGTAAATAAGACAACTGCGGACTGCGATACCATTATTCGACTTACCAAACAATCATTAGCTGTATTTCCATTAGACTTGTATAAGCTCAATCAACTGGCTTATGCGTATCATATGACCGGCAGAAACGATTTAGCTCATCTTTACACGCTGAAAGCGAAACAAATAGCCGCAGCCATTTTTTCTACAGGAGATGGGAGAACGCAAATGACGCCATGGCATGTAATTTCGGTTTCGGATGAATATGAGCTGATTTATCTGCTGGGATTGTTTCCGGTCGACCAACGCTTTGTTTATAGTGATTGTGATTTTATCACTGTAGCAAAAAACAGAATAAACATTAGAGGATTCTATTTCAATATAAAAAGATTGATAGATGTAAACGGAGAAATGCCCTCTTCTAATTGA
- a CDS encoding nucleoside recognition domain-containing protein, which translates to MQRVISCIRLALPKATHTIVWLLKLMLPVALLVSFLQYWGVMDWMAQYLSPVFTHIGLPGASAIVFITSLFLPLYSVLAVIATMTLGMREITILAIMCLISHSLIIETAVQKRTGSSVLNMLVVRIGMSFTAALLLNWLLPTTGFSVSHSTEQATHLSSVTDVLLLWAKSSMILIIKVSLILYGLFILQNLLNEFKWLDKISNFFAPLMKFFGLSREVSFLWFVAQTLGLAYGSAVVIEQVEKGIVNKRDANMLNYHIAVNHSLLEDTLLFVSIGVSMFWIVVPRIGLAFLVVWGIHAIRRIIPSVKL; encoded by the coding sequence ATGCAAAGAGTCATATCTTGTATTCGTCTGGCTTTGCCGAAAGCCACTCATACCATCGTTTGGCTGCTAAAATTAATGCTGCCGGTGGCTTTGTTGGTCAGTTTTTTGCAATATTGGGGTGTAATGGACTGGATGGCACAATATTTATCTCCTGTATTTACACATATTGGCTTGCCCGGGGCTTCCGCTATTGTCTTTATTACCAGCCTGTTTTTGCCTCTCTATTCGGTTTTGGCTGTTATTGCAACCATGACACTGGGAATGCGAGAGATAACGATTCTGGCCATTATGTGCCTTATATCGCATAGTTTGATAATTGAAACTGCCGTACAAAAACGAACTGGTTCCTCTGTATTGAACATGCTGGTAGTGCGCATTGGAATGAGTTTTACGGCTGCTCTATTGCTAAACTGGCTTTTGCCAACAACAGGATTTTCTGTATCGCATTCTACCGAACAGGCAACCCATCTTTCTTCTGTCACGGATGTTTTGCTTCTCTGGGCTAAAAGTTCCATGATATTGATTATTAAGGTTTCCCTAATTCTTTATGGGCTATTTATTCTACAAAACCTGCTCAACGAATTTAAGTGGCTTGATAAAATATCAAATTTCTTCGCGCCACTCATGAAGTTTTTCGGACTCTCAAGGGAAGTTTCATTCCTGTGGTTTGTTGCACAAACACTCGGACTGGCATACGGATCGGCTGTGGTGATCGAACAGGTGGAAAAAGGTATCGTAAACAAGAGGGATGCCAATATGCTCAACTATCATATTGCCGTCAATCACTCGTTACTGGAAGATACGTTACTGTTTGTTTCTATTGGTGTATCGATGTTTTGGATCGTAGTTCCCCGCATCGGACTGGCTTTTCTGGTCGTTTGGGGAATTCATGCTATACGAAGAATTATACCGTCGGTAAAATTGTAA
- a CDS encoding Mth938-like domain-containing protein: protein MQPTIDSTRFGEITIEGKTYTHDVVIGLDGTVRNRNKRLSSAQYGTSHILSLDEAHDVYAAGAALLIVGTGQTGYVELSDTANEYFKQHGCHVLLLPTPQAIETWNSVEEAAIGLFHVTC, encoded by the coding sequence ATGCAACCTACAATCGACAGCACCCGTTTCGGAGAGATTACCATTGAAGGAAAAACCTATACGCACGACGTGGTGATCGGTTTGGATGGAACGGTAAGAAACCGCAACAAACGCTTGTCGAGTGCACAATACGGCACTTCTCACATTCTGTCGCTGGACGAAGCGCATGATGTATACGCTGCCGGAGCAGCATTGTTGATTGTCGGTACCGGACAGACCGGATACGTTGAACTATCAGACACAGCAAACGAATATTTCAAGCAACACGGATGTCACGTGCTGCTGTTACCCACACCCCAGGCTATAGAGACCTGGAATTCAGTTGAAGAAGCCGCCATCGGCTTGTTCCATGTCACCTGCTGA
- a CDS encoding DUF3795 domain-containing protein, with product MNTLISCCGLDCADCGARKATLLNDDELRKQTAEEWSKQFGVDMPYEIINCTGCREEGVKFVHCNECQVRNCVKEKGYDTCADCAELESCSIVGGIHQHAPFALENLKALQKQE from the coding sequence ATGAACACACTGATTTCTTGCTGTGGCCTTGATTGTGCCGATTGTGGTGCGCGTAAAGCGACCTTACTAAACGATGACGAACTGAGAAAACAAACCGCGGAAGAGTGGTCAAAACAATTTGGTGTTGACATGCCGTATGAGATCATTAACTGCACCGGCTGCCGTGAAGAAGGCGTTAAGTTTGTGCATTGCAATGAATGTCAGGTACGTAATTGCGTGAAAGAAAAAGGGTACGATACTTGTGCTGATTGTGCGGAACTGGAAAGCTGTTCTATTGTTGGAGGCATTCACCAACATGCTCCATTTGCATTGGAAAATCTGAAGGCGTTACAAAAGCAGGAGTAA
- a CDS encoding HAD family hydrolase, which produces MTLQPVNDFTQQHSYPEFSLKAVFFDMDGVLFDSMPAHAEAWVRAIRNIGMPFSHYEAYMHEGRTGSGTINGIFQRELGRNATKEEMDAIYQHKSEEFRDLSETIPMPFADNLLNKIKAKGLDIVLVTGSGQASLLDNLEVYYPGIFSQDKMVTAFDVKYGKPNPEPYLMGLQKAGVKPWEAVVVENAPLGVQSAKGAGIFTIAINTGILEDDVLIDAGANIVLSGMEELYNQWDSLFNF; this is translated from the coding sequence ATGACACTTCAACCAGTTAACGATTTTACACAACAACATTCATATCCCGAGTTTTCACTTAAAGCTGTCTTTTTCGACATGGACGGCGTTCTTTTCGATTCAATGCCGGCACATGCCGAAGCCTGGGTCAGAGCTATCCGTAATATTGGAATGCCTTTTTCGCATTATGAGGCTTACATGCACGAAGGAAGAACCGGATCGGGAACCATTAACGGCATTTTTCAACGCGAACTGGGGCGTAATGCCACCAAGGAAGAGATGGATGCCATTTATCAACACAAAAGCGAAGAATTCAGAGATCTTAGTGAAACTATACCTATGCCTTTTGCCGACAATTTGCTGAATAAGATCAAAGCAAAAGGGTTGGATATTGTTTTGGTAACCGGCTCGGGACAGGCAAGTCTACTTGATAATCTGGAGGTTTACTATCCGGGAATTTTCAGTCAGGATAAAATGGTTACGGCTTTCGACGTAAAATATGGAAAGCCCAATCCTGAACCTTACCTGATGGGCTTACAAAAAGCTGGCGTAAAACCCTGGGAAGCTGTAGTTGTGGAGAACGCTCCCCTCGGAGTGCAATCTGCCAAAGGAGCTGGTATCTTTACCATAGCCATCAATACCGGTATTCTGGAAGACGATGTGCTGATTGATGCCGGTGCAAATATTGTACTGTCAGGCATGGAAGAACTTTACAATCAATGGGATTCATTGTTTAATTTTTAA
- a CDS encoding NUDIX hydrolase, whose amino-acid sequence MDEIFPLVDEQGNVIGKATRKECHGGTFWLHPVVHLHIFNSKGELFLQKRAMTKDTQPGKWDTAVGGHVDYGENVETALNREAFEELGVTGFTSSFVSRYVWQSAVEKELVNAFRTVYDGKFKLDYNELDEGRFWSIDEIKSSLGKGIFTPNFEHDFMLVMKSLNKEL is encoded by the coding sequence ATGGACGAAATATTTCCTTTGGTAGATGAGCAGGGAAACGTAATCGGAAAAGCTACCCGAAAAGAATGTCACGGGGGAACGTTTTGGTTGCATCCGGTGGTACATCTCCATATTTTCAACAGTAAGGGTGAACTCTTTCTTCAAAAACGAGCAATGACCAAGGATACACAACCCGGTAAATGGGATACGGCGGTCGGTGGTCATGTGGATTACGGAGAAAACGTGGAAACTGCTTTAAATCGTGAAGCATTTGAAGAATTGGGAGTTACGGGGTTTACTTCGAGTTTTGTTTCTCGTTATGTTTGGCAATCGGCGGTAGAAAAAGAATTGGTAAATGCATTCCGAACCGTTTACGACGGTAAATTCAAGCTCGACTACAACGAGCTGGATGAAGGTCGTTTCTGGAGTATTGACGAAATCAAATCCTCATTAGGTAAAGGAATTTTCACCCCTAATTTTGAACATGATTTCATGTTGGTAATGAAGTCATTGAATAAGGAGTTATAA
- the uvrB gene encoding excinuclease ABC subunit UvrB produces the protein MDFKIISEYKPTGDQPEAIRQLAEGLNHGTKFQTLLGVTGSGKTFTIANMVQEVNRPTLVLSHNKTLAAQLYGEFKSFFPNNAVEYFVSYYDYYQPEAYLPTSDTYIEKDLSINDEIEKLRLSATSALLSGRRDVLVVSSVSCLYGIGNPEDFYSNTIPIHKGQTIARNAFLRSLVDSLYSRNEIDFNRGNFRVKGETVDIFLAYSDVALRVVFWGDEIDEIETIDPFNGNTIEIFDQYQIYPANIFVTTKERINRAINEIQDDMMKQVAFFESEGKPYEAKRIQERVTYDLEMIRELGYCSGIENYSRYFDGRAPGSRPFCLLDYFPNDFLMVIDESHVTVPQIRAMYGGDASRKQNLVEYGFRLPAAMDNRPLKFEEFETLTPQVIFVSATPADYELKQSDGVVVEQVVRPTGLLDPIIDVRPSLNQIDDLMEEIAQRTEKDERVLVTTLTKRMAEELTDYFMKMGIRCNYIHSDVDTLERVKIMEDLRNGLFDVLVGVNLLREGLDLPEVSLVAILDADKEGFLRSHRSLTQTAGRAARNLNGRVIMYADKITDSMRQTIDETARRREKQLAYNEANGITPKSIRKGHTSVLGKQAAEKAAMKAYVEPENVNIAADPVVQYMSRPALEKAIEKTRKAMHDAAKKLEFIEAAQYRDELIKLEELLKNKK, from the coding sequence GTGGATTTCAAAATTATATCGGAATATAAACCTACCGGCGACCAGCCTGAAGCAATCCGTCAGTTGGCCGAGGGGCTCAACCATGGGACAAAGTTTCAGACATTGCTGGGGGTGACCGGTTCCGGAAAAACCTTTACCATAGCCAATATGGTGCAGGAGGTGAACCGCCCGACACTGGTTTTGAGCCACAATAAGACTTTAGCAGCACAGCTTTACGGAGAGTTCAAGAGTTTCTTTCCAAATAACGCGGTAGAATATTTCGTATCTTACTACGATTACTACCAACCCGAGGCCTATCTTCCGACCAGCGACACCTATATTGAAAAAGACCTTTCAATAAATGATGAAATAGAGAAGCTAAGGCTTTCGGCGACTTCAGCTTTGTTGTCCGGGAGAAGAGATGTGCTGGTGGTTTCGTCCGTATCCTGTCTTTATGGTATCGGAAATCCGGAGGACTTTTACAGCAATACCATTCCAATTCACAAAGGGCAAACGATAGCCAGAAATGCGTTTCTCCGTTCTTTGGTGGATAGTTTGTATTCCAGAAACGAAATTGATTTCAATCGAGGTAATTTTCGGGTTAAAGGCGAAACGGTTGATATATTTCTTGCATATTCAGACGTTGCTTTAAGGGTTGTTTTCTGGGGTGATGAGATTGACGAAATTGAAACGATAGATCCGTTCAATGGCAATACCATCGAGATATTTGATCAATACCAAATCTATCCGGCCAATATCTTCGTTACGACGAAAGAACGCATCAATCGCGCTATAAACGAGATTCAGGACGATATGATGAAGCAGGTGGCTTTTTTCGAATCGGAAGGCAAGCCCTACGAAGCCAAAAGAATCCAGGAGAGAGTGACTTACGATCTTGAGATGATCCGCGAATTGGGTTATTGTTCCGGCATAGAGAACTATTCGCGTTATTTTGACGGGCGTGCTCCGGGTAGCCGGCCCTTCTGCCTTCTCGACTATTTTCCAAATGATTTTTTGATGGTAATTGACGAAAGCCACGTCACGGTACCACAGATCCGGGCGATGTATGGAGGCGATGCTTCACGTAAACAGAATCTGGTAGAATATGGATTTCGTTTACCGGCAGCTATGGACAACCGTCCGCTGAAATTTGAAGAATTTGAAACGCTGACACCGCAAGTAATATTCGTAAGCGCTACGCCGGCCGACTATGAATTGAAGCAGTCGGATGGGGTAGTGGTAGAGCAGGTGGTACGTCCTACCGGCCTTCTCGATCCCATTATTGACGTACGACCCAGTCTCAACCAGATAGATGACTTAATGGAGGAGATTGCACAGCGCACCGAAAAAGACGAACGGGTGCTTGTCACTACGCTTACCAAGCGAATGGCAGAAGAGCTCACTGACTATTTCATGAAAATGGGTATCCGCTGTAACTATATCCACTCCGACGTTGATACGCTGGAACGGGTGAAGATTATGGAAGATCTCCGTAACGGACTCTTTGATGTTCTTGTTGGTGTGAACCTGCTTCGTGAAGGGCTCGATTTACCCGAAGTGTCGCTGGTGGCTATCCTGGATGCAGACAAAGAAGGCTTCCTGCGCTCGCACCGATCACTCACGCAGACAGCCGGGCGTGCGGCTCGTAATCTGAACGGTCGTGTGATTATGTATGCCGATAAAATCACCGATAGCATGCGTCAGACTATTGACGAAACTGCTCGTCGCCGAGAGAAACAGTTGGCATATAACGAAGCCAACGGCATCACTCCAAAATCGATCCGCAAGGGTCACACATCCGTTTTAGGTAAACAGGCTGCCGAAAAAGCAGCAATGAAGGCTTATGTTGAACCGGAAAATGTGAATATAGCAGCCGATCCCGTGGTTCAGTACATGAGCCGTCCAGCCCTTGAAAAAGCCATCGAAAAGACCCGTAAAGCCATGCATGATGCCGCTAAAAAACTTGAATTCATTGAAGCTGCTCAATATCGCGACGAACTTATCAAGCTGGAAGAGTTGTTGAAAAATAAAAAATAA
- a CDS encoding DUF4249 domain-containing protein has translation MKPQLYLYAIFMAIAFVSCTTDFNVNLDSIPVELVVDGAISTDTTEHVVRLKKTGNYFCDQPVSVVSGASVTLSDGITSITLHEDAQEKGAYKTPSNYFGVAGRTYTLTISDIDVNEDDIKETYTATSTLNAVPPLKKIQVEKQVLLYENVWAVNAWMKDPSGVSNYYLTKAYKNKTCISDTITEWGLISDALFDGMEVSGKTMLYIRSENKAEKIHSGDRVMLETCSISQDYYNFIGEVKNESRGHNPLLGGQPANIRTNIIQTFPKNAINNPRGYFAAYAISRAETIFK, from the coding sequence ATGAAACCACAATTATACCTCTATGCAATTTTTATGGCAATAGCGTTTGTGTCCTGTACAACAGATTTCAATGTCAACCTTGATTCTATCCCGGTAGAACTTGTCGTAGACGGCGCTATTAGTACCGACACCACGGAGCATGTGGTGCGTCTTAAAAAGACAGGCAATTATTTTTGTGACCAGCCAGTCAGTGTAGTTTCAGGTGCATCGGTCACTCTCAGTGATGGCATTACATCCATAACGTTACACGAAGATGCACAGGAAAAGGGGGCATATAAAACACCATCGAATTATTTTGGTGTGGCTGGACGTACTTATACTTTAACTATAAGTGATATAGATGTAAATGAAGATGACATCAAAGAAACATATACAGCTACAAGTACGCTTAATGCAGTTCCTCCGCTCAAAAAGATACAGGTGGAAAAGCAAGTCCTTCTTTATGAAAATGTGTGGGCTGTAAATGCTTGGATGAAAGATCCATCAGGAGTATCTAACTATTATCTGACCAAAGCTTATAAAAATAAAACATGTATCTCGGATACAATTACAGAATGGGGATTAATTAGCGATGCTTTGTTTGACGGGATGGAAGTGAGCGGCAAAACCATGTTATATATTCGTTCTGAAAATAAAGCGGAAAAAATTCATTCCGGCGATCGGGTAATGTTGGAAACATGCAGTATCTCACAGGATTATTATAATTTTATAGGAGAAGTAAAAAATGAATCCCGTGGCCATAATCCTCTGTTAGGAGGTCAGCCGGCCAATATCAGGACAAATATCATACAGACTTTCCCGAAAAACGCGATAAATAATCCCAGAGGTTATTTTGCCGCATATGCTATTTCCAGAGCTGAAACAATTTTCAAATAG
- a CDS encoding hydrolase: MRIEHLPKDNAARISPIVSRNSAIKLLKQFNREEFHIQHAETVEATMRYFARILGYTQEQEFWGLVGLLHDLDFEQFPDEHCIKIQEIMEAENIDPEIERAVVSHGYGHRVNVKPEHEMEKVLYAIDELTGLIGAAILMRPSKSTLDLTVSSLKKKFKDKKFAAGCSRDVIQQGAEMLGWEFDYLIDETIKAMQEKELADKSR; the protein is encoded by the coding sequence ATGAGAATAGAACATTTACCAAAGGATAATGCCGCACGAATAAGCCCGATCGTCTCCAGAAACAGTGCAATTAAGCTCTTGAAACAATTCAACAGGGAGGAGTTTCATATTCAACACGCTGAAACTGTAGAAGCTACCATGCGTTATTTTGCTCGAATCTTAGGCTATACACAAGAACAGGAATTTTGGGGATTGGTTGGCTTGTTACACGATCTGGATTTTGAGCAATTCCCGGATGAACATTGTATTAAAATTCAGGAAATTATGGAGGCAGAGAATATTGATCCTGAGATTGAACGGGCGGTGGTTTCTCATGGTTATGGTCACAGAGTAAATGTCAAGCCGGAACATGAAATGGAAAAAGTGCTGTATGCGATAGACGAACTGACAGGTCTGATTGGTGCGGCAATACTTATGCGGCCAAGCAAAAGCACACTGGATCTGACAGTTTCTTCGCTTAAAAAGAAGTTCAAAGACAAGAAGTTTGCGGCCGGATGTTCGCGGGATGTCATTCAACAAGGAGCTGAGATGCTTGGATGGGAATTTGATTACCTGATAGATGAGACCATTAAAGCAATGCAGGAAAAGGAACTGGCTGACAAATCCAGATAA
- a CDS encoding TonB-dependent receptor, with product MIFRLLIIISFLFHVSALSAIVPTTDKISLSGTIKDHANGEALIGVTVNICELRTGAATNQSGFYSINIPKGKYTIEVSYLGYQTQILHIDLTTSKKLDLEMQIATKEMKEVVISSKNSDLIESTTMSKQQVSINTMRKMPALMGEVDLLKVVQLLPGVVSAGEGSSSFSVRGGGVDQNLILLDDAPIFNASHMMGFFSVFNNDAIRNMTLYKGDIPASYGGRLSSLLKVQTKDGNSKKLSGSGGIGLISSRLTLDGPLDSDKTTFIVSGRRTYADMFLKMSHNADIKDNELYFYDLNAKINHKFDKNNRVFISAYLGNDFFNNSNLGFSFGNAAVTARWNHLFSQKLFSNISLNYSRFRYNLQSKYSTDNNFDWQYAMRDFNLRSDFTYVSNPRHTLKFGYTGIYHILHPGKITSENKAVGSTALLLPNVYAIENSLYITDEYKLSERVLIKAGLRSTCFADIGKGTVYNYDSNYNAIDSTVYKSGQIIKAFLRVSPRLGINYFIDDNSSFKASYARTNQYLQMASNSTAGTPLDLWFTSGKNVQPQGCHQFAIGYFRSLFTNTIETSVELFYKRMHHTIDFKDHARLIMNQELDGELRFGNSYAYGAEFQLQKTKGKLTGWISYTYSHAQCTINGVNDNQPYRSPFDRPNTIYIVGNYELQKGLYFGSTFVYATGLPITYPVGRMELGGVILPVYSKRNAYRMPDYHRMDVSLTWVPRSIKKRKWKSEWNFSLYNVYGHKNAWAINFVQDQNDPYITKAKMTYLFTAIPSITYNFKF from the coding sequence ATGATATTCCGACTTTTAATTATAATTTCTTTCTTATTTCATGTTTCCGCTTTATCTGCCATTGTACCGACAACAGATAAAATCAGCCTGAGTGGAACCATCAAAGACCATGCAAATGGAGAAGCTTTGATAGGTGTCACTGTGAATATTTGCGAACTGAGAACCGGGGCTGCTACAAATCAGTCGGGCTTCTATTCCATCAACATACCCAAAGGTAAATATACCATTGAAGTCTCATATCTGGGCTATCAAACGCAGATTTTACATATAGACCTGACGACGTCGAAAAAACTGGATCTGGAAATGCAAATAGCCACTAAAGAGATGAAAGAGGTGGTCATTTCTTCTAAAAATTCAGATCTGATAGAATCGACTACCATGAGCAAACAGCAGGTATCCATTAATACAATGCGTAAAATGCCGGCACTCATGGGTGAAGTAGACTTACTAAAGGTGGTTCAGTTATTGCCCGGAGTAGTATCGGCAGGAGAGGGGTCATCCAGTTTCAGTGTTCGTGGAGGTGGTGTTGATCAGAATTTAATCCTATTAGATGATGCGCCCATTTTTAATGCATCTCACATGATGGGTTTCTTTTCGGTTTTCAATAATGATGCTATCCGGAATATGACTCTGTACAAAGGAGATATACCTGCTTCGTATGGCGGGCGCTTGTCTTCACTGCTGAAGGTACAAACAAAAGATGGCAATTCGAAGAAATTATCTGGTAGTGGAGGTATTGGTTTAATATCCAGCAGGTTGACATTGGATGGACCTCTTGATTCAGATAAAACCACATTCATCGTATCAGGAAGGCGTACTTATGCCGATATGTTCCTGAAAATGTCGCATAATGCCGATATAAAAGATAATGAATTGTATTTCTATGATTTAAATGCCAAGATCAATCATAAATTTGATAAAAACAACCGCGTTTTTATTTCTGCCTATTTGGGTAATGACTTTTTCAATAATAGTAATTTGGGGTTCAGCTTTGGAAATGCCGCTGTTACGGCACGATGGAATCACCTGTTTTCACAAAAGCTATTCAGTAATATCTCTTTGAATTATAGTCGCTTTAGATACAACCTTCAATCGAAATATAGTACAGATAATAATTTTGACTGGCAATATGCCATGCGGGATTTCAATCTCAGAAGTGATTTTACGTATGTTAGCAATCCTCGCCATACCCTGAAATTTGGCTATACCGGTATATATCATATACTTCACCCGGGTAAAATTACCTCAGAAAATAAAGCTGTGGGATCGACTGCCCTTCTCTTACCCAATGTGTATGCTATCGAAAATTCGCTGTACATTACCGATGAGTATAAACTTTCGGAACGCGTATTGATAAAAGCAGGTTTGCGTTCCACCTGTTTTGCGGATATTGGAAAGGGAACAGTCTACAATTATGACTCAAATTACAATGCGATAGACTCGACTGTTTATAAGTCGGGACAAATTATAAAGGCTTTTCTTCGCGTTTCTCCACGCTTGGGCATTAATTATTTTATTGACGACAATTCGTCTTTCAAAGCCAGTTATGCCCGTACCAATCAATATTTACAAATGGCATCCAATTCTACGGCCGGAACACCACTTGATTTGTGGTTTACCTCCGGAAAAAACGTTCAACCACAAGGATGTCATCAGTTTGCTATCGGTTATTTTCGGAGTTTATTCACCAATACTATTGAAACGTCGGTTGAATTGTTTTATAAACGCATGCATCATACCATTGATTTCAAGGATCACGCACGATTAATTATGAATCAAGAACTCGACGGGGAATTGCGTTTTGGTAATTCGTATGCTTATGGTGCAGAATTTCAGCTGCAAAAGACGAAAGGGAAACTTACAGGTTGGATTAGTTATACTTATTCTCATGCCCAATGCACTATTAATGGAGTAAATGACAATCAACCATACAGATCGCCATTTGATCGTCCTAATACGATTTATATAGTAGGAAATTACGAATTGCAAAAAGGTTTGTATTTTGGATCTACGTTTGTTTATGCAACAGGGTTACCAATTACGTATCCGGTTGGCCGGATGGAATTAGGAGGGGTAATTCTGCCTGTTTATTCTAAACGCAATGCATATCGTATGCCTGACTATCACAGGATGGATGTCTCTCTTACATGGGTACCCCGGAGCATTAAAAAACGGAAATGGAAGAGTGAGTGGAATTTTTCTTTGTACAATGTTTATGGACATAAAAATGCATGGGCAATCAACTTTGTTCAGGACCAAAACGATCCGTACATAACTAAAGCTAAAATGACCTACCTCTTTACAGCTATTCCCTCAATAACTTATAATTTTAAATTTTAA
- the tnpA gene encoding IS200/IS605 family transposase — translation MAYAKVLIHAVWGTKNRESAIAQHLRTEILSHIKENAGIKEIFIDTLNSQPDHIHCLFYLNADMSVAKAINLIKGESSFWINKQKLLKPKFEWADEYFAASVSESQKDKVRAYILNQDEHHRKLSFTEEYNKFLESYGYTPQG, via the coding sequence ATGGCCTACGCAAAAGTATTGATTCATGCCGTTTGGGGTACCAAAAATAGAGAAAGCGCTATTGCTCAACACCTCCGGACTGAAATTTTGTCGCATATCAAGGAGAATGCTGGAATCAAAGAGATTTTCATTGATACGCTCAATTCGCAACCAGATCATATTCACTGCCTGTTTTATCTCAATGCAGACATGTCGGTTGCCAAAGCCATTAATTTGATAAAAGGAGAATCATCCTTTTGGATTAACAAACAGAAGTTGCTAAAACCAAAGTTTGAATGGGCTGACGAATACTTTGCCGCTTCAGTCAGTGAATCCCAGAAAGATAAAGTGCGGGCATACATTCTCAATCAGGATGAACATCACCGAAAACTCTCATTTACGGAAGAGTATAATAAGTTCTTGGAGAGTTATGGGTATACTCCTCAAGGCTAA